CATGTTCTCCTTATTGTTTATATTATTTGAAATTTTGAATGAATTATATAAATTTTAGAAGAGCTTGTCTATTGTACTGGGGTACGATGTGAGATTTTTATAATATATAAAAAATAGGCGAAATAGCTTTAAAACAGGTTGTTTAATATAATTTCGTAGATTTATAACAAATAGAAAAGATAAAAAATTTTATAAGATTTTAGTTATACAAAAAGATTAACCCAAAGACTTTTTCCTTGGAATTAAATCAACTTTATATAATTTAAAGTACTAGCGTATCATCTTTAACTTCTAAAATCATGTTATGACTGCGTTCTGTGCATTTTTATTTACTAATCTTATGGCTTTTTTCTTTTTAATCTAATAGTAAAAACACATTCCAGTTATACTAACTATCTATTATAAATACTATAAATTTATAATCAAAAATTTAAAAACATCAATAATTTTTTAATTTACATATTTTTAGTGAATGTCTTTTAAAAAAGATTAATTAATATTCTTGCTTATTTCTATGGCTCGCCAAAGGGTAAAAATCAAAAACTACAAATAAAATTATTTAAATAAAAAACCCAAGAAATTCTTGGGTTTTAAATAAGATATTATAAATCCAGTGTAATGTTATTTTCTATTTTAATACTTACCGTTTCGCCATTTACGGTCGTAGAATACGTTCCGTCATTATTATTTTGCCATGAGGATGTATCTGTCTTATGAACGGTATCGTCGCTACCGCCTTTTACGGTAAGAGTATCACCGGTAGTTTTATTGGCGTCTAGCACGTCTTGTGCGGTGATGTTTAGTTTTGCACCGTTTACGCCCGTCATATCGATGGATTTTACGTTGTTATCAGTTATGGCAGATAACTGGGATAGATCCACGGTTTTATCGCCTTCCATATCGGTTATATTTACGTCCCCGTTTGTATGAGTTAGAGATACTTTGTTTTCAAAATTTAAGTTATTAAATCCAGAAGAAGCTCCGTTTTTCAAAACTAAAGTATCATTGCCCTCATCCCCGTTTAAGGCTATATTACCGGAATTATTTATACTAGCTCCGTTATCTATACTTATAGTATCATTGCCCTCATTGCCTCGCACTGAAGAGTTCGTCAAAGTAGCTCCAGAATTTATATTTATAGTATCGTTGCCTTCGTAGCCATAAACGTGACCTCCGTTTAGATGAGCACCGTTATTTATATTGATATTATCATTACCTTCGCCTGCACTTATATGCGTACCGCTTTCGAAATTAGACCCTGAATTTATATTTATAATATCATTACCGCTTCCAGTTCCTATTCCAGTTCCTTGTGTTATACTTGTCGTCTTAAAAATAGTATCGGTCGTATTTACCGTATCGTCACCCTCTTTAGTCCAGATATTAGTATCATTTACGACAACGTTATGTAAATTTACGGTATCGTTTCCAGTTCCGGTATCTACTTTAACGTTTTTATTATAGTCGTTGTTTATTTTGTTTAGATCTGTATTTCTTATTGTAACGATATCATCGCCATCTCCACTAATAATTTTACCACCGACAAAACCTTCTTTATTAGCTCCTCCGTCGATTTCTATAATATCGTTACCAGCATTACCTTCAATATCACCCTTAACGACGGCACCGTCCAAAACTTTAATCGTATCGTCACCGTCGTCGCCGTGAATATATTCTTTTACCGTAGTACCCTTTCCGGTTACAGTTATACTATCATTACCCCATCTTCCG
The DNA window shown above is from Campylobacter concisus and carries:
- a CDS encoding beta strand repeat-containing protein; the protein is SNYPDDGSVAKIVNPNPNLKVFGSDNADKITVDGAKIESVYGGVGNDNVDLKDGAETIGISGGSGEDKISVDNSKVTSDILGGSEDDIIKVSNNSEVKNIGGNDGMDTINVENATVRGNIRGGAGDDVITAKGSSSINNILGDAGKDTITLEDGAKVVGQIRGDTKTMNDIYEKQVNPALDIVDSGADADTITLSGAGTSAQHIFGGDGADIITVKNGAKVTGEVRGDEGGDKITVSGDQTYVSAINGRGGDDTILVEKGANVDGIVGRWGNDSITVTGKGTTVKEYIHGDDGDDTIKVLDGAVVKGDIEGNAGNDIIEIDGGANKEGFVGGKIISGDGDDIVTIRNTDLNKINNDYNKNVKVDTGTGNDTVNLHNVVVNDTNIWTKEGDDTVNTTDTIFKTTSITQGTGIGTGSGNDIININSGSNFESGTHISAGEGNDNININNGAHLNGGHVYGYEGNDTININSGATLTNSSVRGNEGNDTISIDNGASINNSGNIALNGDEGNDTLVLKNGASSGFNNLNFENKVSLTHTNGDVNITDMEGDKTVDLSQLSAITDNNVKSIDMTGVNGAKLNITAQDVLDANKTTGDTLTVKGGSDDTVHKTDTSSWQNNNDGTYSTTVNGETVSIKIENNITLDL